A stretch of Chthonomonadales bacterium DNA encodes these proteins:
- a CDS encoding tryptophan synthase subunit alpha, translating into MTRLAARFAVDREDAALVCYLMAGDPSLDDTREIVLALADEGVDAIELGVPFSDPLADGPSIQAAGMRALEAGARVPDVLGVVRGIRAASQVPIVLMTYYNPALRHGLERFANDAAEAGVDAVIQTDLSPEEAEPWVAEARRAGLDTVFLLAPTSTSERIRVVCGLATGFIYCVSRTGVTGAQSDVPADLPDLIRRVRAEANAPVCVGFGVSSPEQVRRIVSFADGVVVGSALVDIIAAQADAAARLGAVCAFARNLKAATLRQP; encoded by the coding sequence ATGACACGTCTGGCGGCACGATTCGCGGTCGACCGGGAGGATGCGGCCCTCGTCTGCTACCTAATGGCCGGCGACCCGTCGCTCGATGACACGCGCGAGATCGTGCTCGCCCTGGCCGACGAGGGTGTCGACGCCATCGAGCTCGGCGTCCCGTTCAGCGATCCCCTGGCCGACGGCCCGAGCATCCAGGCGGCCGGTATGCGCGCCCTTGAGGCGGGGGCTCGCGTACCCGACGTGCTGGGCGTGGTTCGCGGCATCCGCGCGGCGAGCCAGGTGCCGATCGTGCTGATGACCTACTATAACCCGGCGCTGCGCCATGGGCTGGAGCGGTTCGCCAACGACGCGGCGGAGGCCGGCGTGGATGCGGTTATCCAGACGGACCTCAGCCCCGAGGAGGCCGAGCCGTGGGTTGCCGAGGCGCGGCGCGCCGGGCTCGACACGGTCTTTTTGCTGGCGCCGACCAGCACTTCCGAGCGGATCCGCGTGGTGTGCGGCCTCGCTACGGGCTTCATCTACTGCGTGTCCCGCACGGGCGTCACCGGGGCGCAGTCGGACGTTCCGGCCGATCTGCCGGACCTGATTCGCCGGGTTCGGGCCGAGGCGAACGCGCCGGTCTGCGTTGGCTTTGGCGTCTCCTCGCCCGAGCAGGTGCGGCGCATCGTTTCGTTCGCGGACGGCGTGGTGGTCGGCAGCGCGCTGGTCGACATCATCGCCGCCCAGGCGGATGCCGCTGCGCGCCTCGGTGCGGTGTGCGCCTTCGCACGGAACCTCAAGGCCGCGACGCTGCGTCAGCCCTGA
- a CDS encoding phosphoribosylanthranilate isomerase, with protein MTRIKFCGITSGDDMRAAVRCGCDAIGAIAVPGSARSVLERDVSWLEAVPPLVARVAVCRSPREVPEGLLERVDAVQFYEAAGLDGLRPGLRRIRALRVTGRPTPGELAAAVEGVDALLLDAWAPHALGGTGVRLDWRVAREVVEALSLPVMLAGGLSPGNVAEAVRAVRPYAVDVASGVEAAPGRKDHESLLQFARAVRAADRDGESR; from the coding sequence GTGACGCGCATCAAGTTCTGCGGCATCACGAGCGGGGATGACATGCGGGCGGCAGTGCGCTGCGGCTGCGACGCCATCGGCGCGATCGCCGTGCCCGGGTCGGCGCGCAGCGTTCTTGAGCGCGACGTGTCGTGGCTCGAGGCGGTTCCCCCACTGGTCGCGCGCGTCGCCGTGTGCCGAAGTCCGCGCGAGGTGCCGGAGGGGCTCTTGGAGCGCGTCGACGCGGTGCAGTTCTATGAGGCGGCCGGCCTGGACGGCCTTCGGCCGGGCTTGCGGCGCATCCGGGCACTCCGCGTAACGGGACGGCCGACACCCGGCGAGCTCGCGGCCGCGGTGGAAGGGGTGGACGCCCTCCTCCTCGACGCCTGGGCGCCGCACGCGCTCGGGGGGACCGGTGTCAGGCTCGATTGGCGCGTCGCCCGCGAGGTCGTGGAGGCGCTGTCGCTGCCGGTGATGCTGGCCGGCGGCCTGAGTCCCGGCAACGTGGCGGAGGCCGTCCGCGCGGTGCGCCCTTACGCGGTGGATGTAGCGAGCGGAGTCGAGGCCGCGCCGGGACGCAAGGATCACGAGTCGCTGCTGCAGTTCGCGCGCGCGGTCCGAGCGGCTGACCGCGACGGAGAGAGCAGATGA
- the trpD gene encoding anthranilate phosphoribosyltransferase codes for MTIVEALGALVEGRDLSEEEAATVMRAIMEGQGTPAQIGALLAVLRAKHETAEELTGLARAMREKSVRVYPNRRPLIDTCGTGGDVLKTFNVSTTAAFVVAAGGVAVAKHGNRAATSKCGSADVLEALGVRLAIPPAQVARCIDEVGIGFLFAPQHHPAMLYAAQPRKELGFRTVFNVLGPLTNPAGATHQLIGVYHPDLALLLARALARLGCERAMVVHGMDGIDEVSTIGATRICTVLNGAVDTETKVPEDFGLCRAETVDLAGAQTPAGNAEMLLDVLSGAPGPRRDIVLLNSAAGLILGGAACSWADGLRAAAELIDTGRARRVLDELVRFTAECDRQ; via the coding sequence ATGACGATCGTCGAAGCCCTGGGCGCGCTCGTCGAGGGGCGCGACCTCTCGGAGGAAGAGGCCGCCACGGTGATGCGCGCCATCATGGAGGGGCAGGGCACGCCGGCACAGATCGGCGCGCTGCTTGCCGTGCTCCGCGCCAAGCACGAGACCGCGGAGGAGCTCACCGGGCTCGCCCGCGCGATGCGCGAGAAGTCGGTGCGCGTATACCCGAATCGGCGGCCGCTGATCGACACGTGCGGCACCGGCGGCGATGTCCTGAAGACCTTCAACGTGTCGACTACCGCGGCCTTCGTGGTGGCGGCCGGCGGCGTCGCGGTCGCCAAACATGGCAACCGCGCCGCCACGAGCAAGTGCGGCAGCGCGGACGTGCTGGAGGCCCTGGGGGTCCGCCTGGCGATCCCCCCCGCGCAGGTCGCGCGCTGCATCGACGAGGTTGGCATCGGGTTCCTGTTCGCGCCCCAGCACCACCCCGCCATGCTCTATGCGGCCCAGCCGCGTAAGGAGCTCGGCTTTCGCACGGTGTTCAACGTGCTGGGGCCCCTCACGAACCCCGCCGGCGCGACCCACCAACTGATCGGCGTGTACCACCCGGACCTGGCTTTGCTGCTTGCCCGAGCGCTCGCTCGGCTCGGGTGCGAGCGCGCCATGGTCGTTCACGGGATGGATGGCATCGACGAGGTGTCCACCATCGGCGCCACGCGCATCTGCACCGTGCTGAACGGGGCGGTCGACACCGAGACGAAGGTGCCGGAGGACTTCGGCCTGTGCCGCGCGGAGACTGTTGACCTCGCCGGGGCTCAGACGCCGGCCGGCAACGCCGAGATGCTGCTGGACGTGCTGAGCGGCGCGCCCGGACCCCGGCGCGACATCGTGCTTCTGAACTCGGCGGCGGGGCTGATCCTCGGCGGGGCGGCCTGCTCGTGGGCCGATGGCCTGCGTGCCGCTGCCGAGCTCATCGACACCGGCCGGGCTCGCCGCGTACTGGACGAGCTCGTCCGGTTCACAGCGGAGTGTGACCGACAATGA
- a CDS encoding aminodeoxychorismate/anthranilate synthase component II: MILVIDNYDSFTYNLVQYLGEMGQELRVRRNDEVTVEEAFGLGPAAIVISPGPCTPDQAGVSVPIVRELAARIPILGVCLGHQSIGRAFGAGIVRNWRVLHGKTSRVSHDGRGLFAGLPDPIEATRYHSLVIDPETVPACLEVTARTPEGEIMGVRHREHRVEGVQFHPESVMTPEGKGLLRNFLALAGLN; the protein is encoded by the coding sequence ATGATACTCGTGATCGACAACTACGATAGCTTTACGTACAACCTGGTCCAGTATCTTGGCGAGATGGGGCAGGAGCTTCGCGTGCGGCGTAACGACGAGGTGACCGTGGAGGAGGCGTTCGGCCTTGGTCCGGCCGCCATCGTCATCTCTCCGGGCCCGTGCACTCCCGACCAGGCCGGCGTCTCGGTGCCGATCGTGCGCGAGTTGGCGGCGCGCATCCCCATCCTGGGGGTCTGCCTGGGGCACCAGAGCATCGGGCGCGCGTTCGGGGCCGGGATCGTGCGCAACTGGCGCGTGCTGCACGGCAAGACCTCAAGGGTGTCGCACGACGGGCGGGGACTGTTCGCCGGCCTGCCGGACCCGATCGAGGCCACGCGGTACCATTCCCTGGTGATCGATCCCGAGACGGTGCCGGCCTGTCTCGAGGTGACGGCGCGTACGCCGGAAGGCGAGATCATGGGGGTGCGCCACCGCGAGCACCGTGTGGAGGGCGTGCAGTTCCATCCGGAGTCCGTGATGACGCCAGAGGGCAAGGGGCTGCTCCGCAACTTCCTGGCGCTCGCCGGCCTGAACTAG
- a CDS encoding VOC family protein: MLRVVPQLTVDDLARSVAFYTEHFGLKVTHRDPPDEPDLVLLEREDAGLYLTTAAGRSPSGRPGSRSAARGAGVRLYFEVDDAAALHEALAGAGAVIMQPLTTDEAEQYAEFVVADPDGYELAVFS; this comes from the coding sequence ATGCTGCGCGTGGTGCCGCAACTGACCGTCGATGACCTGGCGCGCTCCGTGGCCTTCTACACGGAGCACTTCGGACTGAAGGTGACGCACCGCGATCCGCCCGATGAGCCCGACCTGGTCCTCCTGGAGCGGGAAGACGCCGGCCTCTACCTGACAACGGCGGCCGGGCGATCCCCGTCAGGGCGTCCCGGCTCGCGGAGCGCCGCCCGTGGCGCCGGGGTCCGCCTGTACTTCGAGGTTGACGACGCCGCGGCCCTGCACGAGGCGCTGGCCGGGGCCGGCGCCGTCATCATGCAGCCGCTCACGACCGACGAGGCCGAGCAGTACGCCGAGTTCGTCGTCGCCGACCCGGACGGCTACGAGTTGGCCGTCTTCTCCTGA
- the trpC gene encoding indole-3-glycerol phosphate synthase TrpC → MSVLSQILADKRTEVDCARRRVPVEELQARVADMPAPRDFLGALMAAARPALIAEVKRASPSKGIIRHDFDPIAIARTYADNGAACLSILTDEPYFQGHLSYLAAIRGVIDLPLLRKDFIIDEYQLLESRAAGADAVLLIEAALQSGEMRGMVEAARALGMAAIVEVHDRAELEEVLTTPVRILGINNRDLHLFRTSLQTTIDLLPLVPADRVVVSESGINTRADVERLREAGAHAVLVGESLMRELDIAGKMRELLGR, encoded by the coding sequence ATGAGCGTTCTCTCTCAGATACTGGCCGACAAGCGCACCGAGGTTGACTGCGCGCGGCGACGTGTCCCCGTGGAGGAGTTGCAGGCGCGCGTCGCCGACATGCCCGCGCCGCGCGACTTTCTGGGAGCCCTGATGGCGGCCGCGCGGCCGGCGCTGATCGCCGAGGTGAAGCGGGCCTCCCCCTCCAAAGGCATCATCCGGCACGATTTCGATCCCATCGCGATCGCCCGAACCTACGCCGACAACGGCGCCGCTTGCCTCTCGATCCTCACCGACGAGCCCTACTTTCAGGGCCATCTGTCGTACCTGGCCGCCATACGGGGCGTCATCGACCTTCCGCTGCTTCGCAAGGACTTCATCATCGACGAGTACCAGTTGTTGGAGTCGCGCGCGGCGGGCGCCGACGCCGTCCTGCTGATCGAGGCTGCGTTGCAGAGCGGCGAGATGCGCGGCATGGTGGAGGCCGCGCGCGCACTGGGCATGGCCGCCATCGTCGAGGTCCACGACCGCGCGGAGCTCGAGGAGGTGTTAACCACTCCGGTGCGAATCCTTGGTATCAACAATCGCGACCTGCACCTGTTTCGTACCTCGCTTCAGACCACGATCGATCTGCTGCCGCTCGTCCCGGCCGATCGGGTGGTCGTGAGCGAAAGCGGCATCAACACGCGCGCCGACGTGGAGCGCCTGCGAGAGGCTGGCGCGCACGCCGTGCTGGTCGGCGAGTCCCTGATGCGGGAGCTCGACATCGCCGGTAAGATGCGCGAGCTCCTCGGGCGGTGA
- the trpE gene encoding anthranilate synthase component I — MHSPTREQFLGAARPGDLVPIVREILADRLTPVSAFERLPRSGGAFLLESVEGGERIGRYSFLGSAPRLALTVKGRTATVREGRRTRTVVLTPSDDGLTVLKELLGRYRYVPQPGLPRFCGGAVGYLAYDMARCFERLPERAADDLGLEDAFFLFTDTLLIFDHVKHRVKVLCNARVDSDPALAYDRAVKQIDSLVGVLRGPTLAAPPARPARMAPPTANMEREAYEAAVEKCREYIAAGDAFQIVPSVRFDLPVQARPFELYRALRSVNPSPYMYFIDTGQRQVVGSSPEILVTVEGRRVTVRPIAGTRPRGVSFEEDERLASELLADEKERAEHIMLVDLGRNDVGRVSEYGTVHVDELMAIERYSHVMHIVSNVTGRLAEGRDVFDVTRACFPAGTLTGAPKVRAMEIIEELEPTRRGLYGGAVGYFSYSGDADLAIAIRTMLLNSGRAYVQVGAGVVADSVPAREYEECLNKARAVMAAIEMAEAGLD, encoded by the coding sequence ATGCATTCTCCCACGCGCGAGCAGTTCCTTGGGGCCGCTCGCCCTGGCGACCTGGTCCCTATCGTGCGCGAGATCCTCGCGGACAGGCTCACGCCTGTGTCGGCCTTCGAGCGGCTTCCCCGCTCCGGTGGCGCCTTTCTGCTGGAGAGCGTGGAGGGCGGCGAGCGCATCGGCCGCTACTCCTTTCTGGGTTCGGCGCCCCGCCTGGCGCTCACCGTGAAGGGCCGCACGGCCACCGTGCGCGAGGGACGCCGTACCCGGACGGTGGTGCTGACTCCGTCGGACGACGGTCTCACCGTGCTTAAGGAGTTGCTCGGCCGCTACCGCTACGTGCCTCAGCCGGGCCTACCGCGCTTCTGCGGGGGCGCCGTCGGCTATCTGGCGTACGACATGGCGCGGTGCTTTGAGCGATTGCCCGAGCGCGCGGCCGACGATCTCGGGTTGGAGGACGCCTTTTTCCTCTTCACGGACACGCTGCTGATCTTCGACCACGTCAAGCACCGTGTCAAGGTGCTCTGCAACGCGCGCGTCGACTCCGATCCCGCCCTCGCCTACGACCGTGCCGTAAAGCAGATCGACTCCTTGGTCGGCGTTCTGCGAGGCCCGACGCTGGCCGCGCCGCCCGCGCGGCCAGCGCGCATGGCGCCGCCCACGGCCAACATGGAACGCGAAGCCTACGAGGCTGCCGTCGAGAAGTGCCGGGAGTACATCGCAGCCGGGGACGCGTTCCAGATCGTGCCCTCGGTGCGGTTCGACCTGCCGGTCCAGGCGCGGCCGTTCGAGCTCTACCGCGCGCTGCGCTCGGTGAACCCCTCGCCCTATATGTACTTCATCGACACCGGCCAGCGTCAGGTCGTGGGTTCCTCGCCCGAGATCCTGGTGACGGTGGAGGGCCGCCGCGTCACCGTGCGCCCCATCGCCGGCACGCGTCCCCGCGGCGTGTCGTTCGAGGAGGATGAGCGCCTGGCAAGCGAGCTTCTGGCCGACGAGAAGGAGCGCGCAGAGCACATCATGCTCGTGGATCTCGGCCGCAACGACGTAGGGCGCGTGAGCGAGTACGGGACGGTGCACGTCGACGAGTTGATGGCCATCGAACGCTATTCGCACGTGATGCACATCGTCTCCAACGTCACCGGGCGGCTCGCGGAGGGGCGCGACGTGTTCGACGTGACCCGGGCGTGCTTCCCGGCGGGCACGCTCACCGGAGCGCCAAAGGTCAGGGCGATGGAGATCATCGAGGAGCTCGAGCCGACGCGGCGCGGGCTCTACGGCGGGGCGGTTGGCTACTTCAGCTACTCGGGCGATGCCGACCTGGCGATCGCGATCCGCACGATGCTGCTGAACAGCGGTCGCGCCTACGTGCAGGTGGGCGCCGGCGTGGTGGCCGACTCCGTGCCGGCCCGCGAGTACGAGGAGTGCCTCAACAAGGCTCGCGCCGTGATGGCCGCGATCGAGATGGCCGAGGCCGGATTGGACTGA
- the trpB gene encoding tryptophan synthase subunit beta, with amino-acid sequence MTTTHRAMPDARGHFGPYGGRFVPETLVPALDELAAEYASAQADAAFQNELRGHLRHYVGRPTPLYYAERLTAALGGPSVYIKREDLCHTGAHKINNAIGQALLAVRMGKPRVIAETGAGQHGVATATACARFGLRCEVFMGEEDVHRQALNVYRMRVLGARVSTVYSGTRTLKDATSEAMRDWVTNVRTTHYIVGSVVGPHPFPTIVRDLQSVIGAETRAQVLERTGRLPSAIVACVGGGSNAMGMFYPFLADEGVRLIGVEAAGCGIESGRHCATLGVGVPGVLHGSMSYLLQDADGQVSPSHSISAGLDYPGVGPEHAYLKDSGRVQYTAVTDAEALDAFRLLAETEGLIPALESAHAFAHLTRIAQAFGPDDVLVVNLSGRGDKDMETAASALAITL; translated from the coding sequence ATGACCACCACCCACCGCGCCATGCCCGACGCCCGCGGCCACTTCGGCCCCTACGGCGGCCGCTTCGTGCCCGAAACGCTCGTTCCGGCGCTCGATGAGCTCGCGGCCGAGTACGCGAGCGCACAGGCGGACGCCGCCTTCCAGAACGAGTTGCGGGGCCACCTGCGCCACTACGTGGGCCGGCCAACCCCGCTCTACTACGCCGAGCGGCTCACCGCCGCGCTCGGCGGCCCGAGCGTCTACATCAAGCGAGAGGACCTCTGCCATACCGGCGCCCACAAGATCAACAACGCCATTGGCCAGGCCCTGCTGGCGGTGCGCATGGGCAAGCCGCGCGTCATCGCTGAGACCGGAGCCGGGCAGCACGGCGTCGCCACCGCGACGGCGTGCGCGCGCTTCGGGCTGCGGTGCGAGGTGTTCATGGGCGAGGAAGACGTCCACCGCCAGGCGCTGAACGTCTACCGCATGCGGGTGTTGGGAGCGCGCGTGAGCACGGTCTACTCCGGTACCCGCACGCTCAAGGACGCCACGAGCGAGGCGATGCGCGACTGGGTGACGAACGTACGTACCACGCACTACATCGTCGGCTCCGTCGTCGGCCCCCATCCGTTCCCGACCATCGTGCGCGACCTCCAGAGCGTGATCGGCGCGGAGACTCGGGCGCAGGTCCTGGAGCGAACGGGCCGCCTGCCATCGGCGATCGTGGCCTGCGTGGGGGGCGGCTCCAACGCGATGGGCATGTTCTACCCGTTCCTCGCCGACGAGGGCGTGCGCCTGATCGGCGTCGAGGCGGCCGGCTGCGGGATCGAGTCCGGCCGGCACTGCGCGACGCTGGGAGTTGGCGTGCCCGGCGTGCTGCACGGGAGCATGAGCTATCTGCTTCAGGACGCCGATGGGCAGGTGTCGCCGTCGCACAGCATCTCGGCCGGCCTGGATTATCCGGGTGTCGGGCCGGAGCATGCCTACCTGAAGGACTCGGGGCGGGTCCAGTACACGGCCGTGACCGATGCCGAGGCGCTGGATGCCTTTCGGTTGCTCGCCGAGACCGAGGGTCTGATCCCGGCGCTGGAGTCGGCGCACGCGTTCGCCCACCTCACCCGCATCGCGCAGGCGTTCGGCCCCGACGACGTGCTCGTGGTCAATCTGTCTGGCCGCGGCGACAAGGACATGGAGACCGCGGCGAGCGCCCTCGCCATCACCCTGTAG
- a CDS encoding AAA family ATPase produces the protein MHDSEHAEQVIERGLVRSRADDWLGAAEAFRQAASLDPASAEARFRLGWALWKRAEELKPTLGDLSVGYLAQLAGLESVARDRARKFTAHKRALREAAHWLREAIARDGRHARAVYFLARTMRELGYRQEALDMARRAAEAEPTNSRYGELVQAWVAEGRAPGTVGPAAPAARPLCWNDIVLPPRTKRELRQMQLMLEKPELARDLGVDLVTGILLKGAPGTGKTTVARILAEEARCRFLSVTPADINQMFVGESEKRVRDLFQRARSAAPTIIFVDEIDALLPARQGGIAIHSDKVVNQFLQEMDGMARNDRVLVVGATNRPDMLDPAVRRGGRLSREIEIPLPDCTARRQLLDLFTRGARIADDVDLDALADATAGFSGADLKAVVNEAGLQALIRIADSEAGSVDRRLTAGDFRAAADNLRASEDEAY, from the coding sequence ATGCACGATTCCGAGCACGCGGAGCAGGTGATAGAGCGCGGCCTGGTGCGGTCGCGCGCCGACGACTGGCTGGGCGCGGCGGAGGCGTTTCGTCAGGCCGCGAGCCTCGATCCAGCCAGCGCGGAGGCACGGTTTCGTCTCGGCTGGGCGCTCTGGAAGCGTGCGGAGGAGCTCAAGCCCACGCTGGGCGACCTCAGTGTGGGGTACCTGGCCCAGCTTGCCGGGCTCGAGTCGGTCGCGCGCGACCGGGCGCGCAAATTCACGGCGCACAAGCGGGCGCTGCGGGAGGCCGCCCACTGGCTGCGGGAGGCCATTGCGCGCGACGGGCGCCATGCGCGCGCCGTCTACTTCCTAGCCCGGACGATGCGCGAGCTCGGCTACCGCCAGGAGGCGCTCGACATGGCCCGCCGCGCGGCCGAGGCCGAGCCGACGAACTCGAGGTATGGGGAGCTCGTGCAGGCGTGGGTGGCCGAGGGCCGTGCGCCTGGCACGGTCGGGCCCGCCGCGCCCGCCGCGCGCCCGCTGTGCTGGAACGACATCGTGCTGCCACCGCGCACCAAGCGCGAGCTGCGCCAGATGCAGCTAATGCTCGAGAAGCCGGAGTTGGCGCGCGACCTCGGGGTTGATCTGGTCACTGGCATACTGCTCAAGGGAGCGCCCGGTACGGGCAAGACGACGGTCGCCCGCATTCTGGCCGAGGAGGCCCGGTGCCGCTTCCTCTCGGTCACCCCGGCCGACATCAACCAGATGTTCGTGGGCGAGTCCGAGAAGCGCGTGCGCGACCTGTTCCAACGCGCCCGGTCCGCCGCGCCCACGATCATCTTCGTGGACGAGATCGACGCGCTGCTTCCGGCGCGGCAGGGCGGCATCGCCATCCACTCCGACAAGGTCGTCAACCAGTTCCTCCAGGAGATGGACGGGATGGCTCGCAATGACCGCGTGTTGGTCGTGGGCGCGACCAACCGACCGGATATGCTCGATCCGGCGGTGCGGCGCGGCGGCCGCCTGTCGCGCGAGATCGAGATCCCGCTCCCCGACTGCACGGCCCGCCGCCAACTCCTCGACCTCTTCACGCGCGGCGCAAGGATCGCCGACGACGTCGACCTCGACGCGCTCGCGGATGCCACGGCCGGGTTCTCCGGGGCCGACCTGAAGGCGGTCGTCAACGAGGCGGGCCTGCAGGCGCTGATCCGGATCGCCGACAGCGAGGCGGGGTCCGTGGACCGGCGGCTGACCGCGGGGGACTTCCGGGCGGCCGCCGACAACCTGCGTGCTTCGGAGGACGAGGCATACTGA
- a CDS encoding aminopeptidase P family protein: protein MANFTDRVGRLQEAMRASGIGLAVLAPGAQMRYLSGWAEPGHERLLALFVPASGEPAFVVPALNAAQAAANPAAIRDLRSWDDAAGWEGVVSALVNARVRERAFAIDDELQSGHLLALQRLFPGARWEPGSALMARLREVKESDELAALQRSAAITDAVYEECVRLLREGMTELEMVALLADAYERRGARADFAIVGFGPNSALPHHSPGDAALADGDVAVIDIGCSVDGYASDITRTVAFGTPPPEAGEVYRVVLRAHQAAQGVARPGATCESVDRAARDVIESAGYGERFIHRTGHGIGLSGHEPPYIVAGNTQALRPGMCFSDEPGIYLPGRFGVRIENILTITPDGASSLNAAPPADLPAIRPAP, encoded by the coding sequence ATGGCGAACTTCACTGACCGGGTCGGTCGGCTCCAGGAGGCGATGCGCGCCTCCGGGATCGGGCTGGCGGTGCTCGCTCCGGGCGCTCAGATGCGCTATCTCAGTGGCTGGGCAGAGCCCGGGCACGAGCGGCTGCTGGCCCTGTTTGTGCCCGCCAGCGGTGAGCCGGCCTTCGTGGTGCCCGCCCTCAACGCCGCGCAGGCCGCGGCCAACCCCGCCGCCATCCGCGACCTGCGCTCCTGGGACGACGCGGCCGGCTGGGAGGGAGTAGTTTCCGCGCTCGTGAACGCCCGCGTTCGCGAGCGCGCATTCGCGATTGACGACGAGCTCCAGAGCGGTCATCTGCTCGCGCTCCAGCGCCTGTTTCCGGGTGCGCGGTGGGAGCCGGGCTCTGCGCTCATGGCTCGTCTGCGCGAGGTCAAGGAATCCGACGAGCTCGCGGCCCTCCAGAGATCCGCCGCCATCACCGACGCCGTCTACGAAGAGTGCGTCCGCCTGCTGCGCGAGGGCATGACGGAGCTTGAGATGGTCGCCCTGCTCGCCGACGCCTACGAGCGGCGCGGTGCGCGCGCGGACTTCGCGATCGTCGGGTTCGGGCCGAACTCCGCGCTGCCCCACCACTCTCCGGGCGACGCCGCGTTGGCCGATGGCGATGTCGCGGTGATCGACATCGGGTGCAGTGTCGACGGGTACGCCTCCGACATCACGCGCACCGTCGCCTTCGGCACCCCGCCGCCGGAGGCGGGCGAAGTCTACCGGGTCGTCTTGCGAGCACACCAGGCCGCGCAGGGGGTCGCCCGGCCCGGCGCGACCTGCGAGAGCGTGGACCGCGCCGCCAGGGACGTGATCGAGAGCGCGGGCTACGGCGAGCGCTTCATCCATCGAACGGGGCACGGCATCGGTCTGTCGGGCCACGAGCCGCCCTATATCGTCGCGGGCAACACGCAGGCCCTGCGCCCGGGCATGTGCTTCAGCGACGAACCCGGCATCTACCTGCCGGGCCGGTTCGGCGTCCGAATCGAGAACATCCTCACCATCACCCCAGACGGCGCCTCGTCCCTGAATGCCGCGCCGCCGGCCGACCTGCCCGCCATCCGGCCGGCCCCGTGA
- the recO gene encoding DNA repair protein RecO, with product MPVYTAAGIVLRRVSLGETDRILTLLTREYGKLGAVAKGSRRAGSRLSGATELFTHSRLLLAVGRSLDIVSQCDIREAFPRLRDDLDLLARATYFCELVDRFVEEREPNAEVFDLLLSALYLLQRSPASPDAIVHAFELHLLAERGYAPELARCVRCHAAAEPGRLGFSPSLGGVLCPRCRNAARDSIRLEPPAFHLLRALIEAEPAALVTIAPEREPALTVAQCLRCYIRARAERDLRSAEFLDMLRQTAAAGAG from the coding sequence TTGCCTGTCTACACCGCCGCCGGAATCGTTCTGCGCCGCGTGAGCCTCGGCGAGACCGATCGCATCCTGACGCTGCTGACCCGCGAGTACGGCAAGCTCGGCGCGGTGGCGAAGGGCTCGCGCCGCGCGGGCAGCCGACTGAGCGGCGCCACGGAGTTGTTCACCCACTCGCGGCTGCTGCTGGCCGTGGGACGCAGCCTCGACATCGTCTCGCAGTGCGACATCCGCGAGGCGTTCCCGCGCCTGCGCGACGACCTCGATCTGCTCGCGCGCGCGACGTACTTCTGCGAGCTGGTCGACCGCTTCGTGGAGGAGCGGGAGCCGAACGCGGAGGTGTTCGACCTTCTGCTGTCCGCTCTCTACCTTTTGCAGCGCTCGCCGGCCTCGCCGGACGCGATCGTGCACGCATTCGAGCTGCACCTGCTCGCCGAGCGCGGCTACGCGCCCGAGCTTGCCCGCTGCGTGCGATGCCACGCTGCCGCCGAGCCCGGGCGGCTGGGCTTCAGCCCGTCGCTGGGGGGCGTGCTCTGCCCGCGCTGCCGCAACGCGGCGCGTGACTCCATCCGGCTGGAACCGCCCGCCTTCCACCTGCTTCGCGCGCTCATCGAGGCGGAGCCGGCCGCGCTGGTGACGATCGCGCCCGAGCGCGAGCCCGCCCTCACCGTCGCGCAGTGCCTGCGCTGCTACATCCGCGCCCGCGCCGAGCGCGACCTGCGGAGCGCCGAGTTCCTGGACATGCTTCGCCAGACCGCCGCGGCAGGCGCGGGCTAG